The following DNA comes from Megalobrama amblycephala isolate DHTTF-2021 linkage group LG20, ASM1881202v1, whole genome shotgun sequence.
ctgccacaggtaatcggacaatatttttttatttgttaaagatttatttttggcacctcatcatagattcaaatctataaatcaaaatgtattgcatttatgaagaaaaggttccaGCACCTAAGGCTCTATCACTATTGCCTCAATAGTGTACAGTGTCTTTatgtggattaggactgtttgtgatttggtcttagtgaattaggagtcctcttgactactccttacgtttcacagatttaggagctagttttagtgctaaaatgctttgtgaagtactcttagagcaaaaatttaggactcctaaaattaggactgacacgtccattatttttaagagtttctcctaaatctgcaatttaggagctacttttagccttaagatgttttgtgaatacggccccagatgaAATTTCACTTCATGTCAGTTTTATTAAAGACTACAACTACCACAAGGATGTGTTTTATATGTTTGATAAATAAACCATTTAGTCCTTATATagcaacattaaaaaaacattggcTTCAAAATTCTATTTTGTAGGGCAAAATGTGACAAGTCTTTTCAAAGTAATATTCACTTCAGACAGTATTTTACTTATAAATCCAAAATCTAAAAGTCAAAAGGAAGTTATCAAGGAAACTCATGACAAAGGGTTTGCTCTGCATGACAAAGGGAACAGATCTATTCGATTTAGTTTCTGGCTCAATATCAACCTGATTTGCACTCATTCTACTGGGGTGGGCTCTTTCAATCATCAGTTTTAAAAGCTCAACAGTCACCATTGTGTTCTTCCTTTCAAAGGTGTATTGTTTCCTTGAACGGTTAGCAGTtgaaacctttttttatttcatgtgtttGCTTCTGAGTTTGTCTTTTTTTGACACATGTCTGAAGGAAAATTGAACTGAGCTGCTGCTGAGTTTAACAAAGCTTCACCCACAATCATGAAAATTGTTTTAACGGAGTCAAACattcacattaaaatattttttagttattGTGCAATTTGTATTGGCTTTGCAAATCACAATAAATCTGAAACTTGAAATTGCCATTGTAAGCACAGTATCAAACTTAAAGCTCAGACATGTGGTGTGGTTGCACTTCGGGCAACCAGAGTTCAAATCCCGACTTGAGGTCCTTTCCTGGTCCAATTCCCTTTCCCATGATTGTCCTGCTACTgtcctatataaaataaaagcaaaaaggCCAAAAATGTAGCTTAAAAATTATCTTTTTGGGTGGGGCAGATGCAAACTTGTTTGCCATCATGCAATTCATGTACAGCTTGAGTTGATGAGATGTCATTTACCAGAGTAGTGACTAGAATCTGATCCAAAATCATGTCAGATCATGTCCCTGACAAAACCCACTGAATCATAATTTCATATAGCCATGAAGTCATATCATGCATTCATATTGCACTGAGACAATACTTGTGTGGGACTTTCGTGTCCAGGCATGATCTGCAAACGATTCTGAAAACAACTCCAAGGAAACAAGCAACGTCCACCGTCACTATGACAACTTGCACAGAACTACTGTATAATAGCGAGGGGAATCCTGTGAAGAAGAACAGAGCTCTGTTTCTAGTGTCATTTTCACAGGTCTGCTGGGTAACAGCTCCGTTCTATAAAAGCAAAATGACTGCATTAGCATGTGGTGTTGACTGTGTGGACTTGTTAAATATGTTGATGTCTCtcattttgttaaatgtgatgttttgtttgtatttcTCAAATGCAATCTGTTCCAAAAAGATGTATTTCCAGAAAGAAATCAAGTACATCTGTACCACTCTAGCTGACTACTATGAGCATATACTGTGATGCAGCCATATTGTATGATTGATTTTATTTCTAGTGTATGGAGACCATCTCATCCCGGCAGACAGACATGCAGAAGTTTATTGCAGAAGGATGTAAGGAAGCTCTGATGGAAGAGAAAAGGAGATTCTGTTTCCTAGTGGATAAACATTGTGCCTTCTCCTATCAGCTAGCAGCCTTCCATGACAAGGATTTACTGATTCAGCTTTCTGATTCAAATATTACTTACTGATTTTCCAGTTAATATTGTTGTTAGACTTGGGAACAATTGAATTAAAATGGTACCTGTACATGAAGAGTCTTTGTTTAGTACTATGTTTTGaatctttttaaaagaagtctaaACTCCATTActcctgtcttcagtgtcacatgatccttcagaaatcaataatatgatatatgaatatgactaatatgctgatttggaaaATTGAATCcatgttaccatttttttttttttttttttttaggattatttgattaatagaaagttgatttaaaagaacagcattcattttgagacagaaatcttttgtaacattataaatgccttaaCTGTAAATttcaatcaatttaatgcatccttgtggaataaaagtattaatttcttaatttcaAACTGTATGTGCACTTACACCCACAGGCTAAGGAGATACTGACCGTCAAACTGCCCAGCTGGCAAGATAAGTGTACCGATGCCACCAGGGTGCCAGACACAGTGATATCCATGATTGAAAATCTGCGGACTCCAATGTCAGTCATACCCGAGTCCTCGCCTACATTGGAGCACAGTGACAGGGTTAGTCCCATGTTAGAACATGATGTGCCTCCATTCAATTTACATATGACCGTTTAAATGTTTACTGACATtatggcactttttttttttttttttttcctcagaccAATTCTGGTTCGATTGTTCCACCCCCAGCCCCGTCACTCAAAGCCCACACGAGTCCACTGGCCAACATGTTCTCCCAGGACATTCCCAAAAGCCCCATCTCATCAGAGCACTACTCAGGCAAGCTTATGGCTCCCTCACACTTTGATCTAATCAGACTTCATCACTTCTGCTCTCAACAATCAAGTGCACTAGTCTATGTGTTGATGAGGCAGTCCTTGAAACATTGCTGTGATTACTAATTTAGCTGATTACTGCcgcaaaatatcttttgttaaTGTCGCTTAAATTGCGTTTGCTTTGAAATCAACAGATCAAGACAGTCTAGATGGAAACGGCCTGTCTAGGTCTGAATCTGTGTCTAGCGGTATGGATGTGGCCAAGAAGAGCAGGGTGCAAACTATCTTCCCCCACACAGCAGGGAATAACCAGACCCTGCTGAGCTTTGATGATGGAGACATTATTACGCTGCTTATCCAAGATGAGCGAGATGGATGGCTGTATGGAGAACTAGAACATACTGGACAGTAAGTTCTAAAAAACATTCATTCAATTCAAAATTGCTTTTCAtccttaaaaggatagttcacccaaaaatgaaaattcggtcatcgtttactcactctcatgatGTTCCAAACCTAAAACTCCAAACCTTAGGGGCAGTTTTGACCTAATGATTAGAAAGTCGGACTTGTAGCCCAAAGGTCGCAGGTTCAAGTCTCAGTACCAGCAGGAAATGTAATGCACtttcttccactctcattacccacaactgaggtgcccttgaagaaggcacctaacccccaatcgcttCCCGTGCGCTGCAGCAAAAacggctgcccactgctccgggtgtgtgttcatggtgtgtgtgtgtccactactgtgtgtgtgcgtacttggatgggtgaaatgtaGAGCACAAATTgtgggacaccatacttggccacaacACTACTTCACTAAAAGACTgaatttcttctgtggaacacaaaaaaaagtttttgaaaaatatctcagtatttacttatttatttattgtgtgtgtCCATAAATGAAAGTCAGCAGGGtccaatatttgttttggacTCTATTGACTTTGAAACATTAAACCTTTTGTATTCTGCTGACAAAAAAGTcagtcatataggtttggaacaatatgaggcACATTAAGGACACTGAaatttttcattatattttctTTGTCCATGGTGCCACTTTGACTTGGATGTTAACAGCATTAGCTTTTCTAAAGTGGAAATACTGGTTCCAAGCTTCTATTCATCGGATTTACTCTTCTAATTCGCACAGTTTGGTAAGGCATGTTTGACATGTCAAACATCTTAGAGGTGCTTATATAAGTTATTACGAGGGAACAAGTGCTGCTGCTGTAAGCCTTTGCAGGGCAGTAGGTTTATTGGCTTTAATCCTAttagcacaaaacaaaaatggtaCCTTCAGTTAGACATGATGAGGGGCAATTATTCTCCACTTATCACAGTCTTTTATTTCCAAATGAACAGTATATGTACATAGTTTTCTTAACCTTTCTTGATTGTGCTTCCAATGTGGGTGGTGTAACAACAGGGCGAGCTGACATTTGACCTGGCACTTTTAGAGCGAGTTTGAGTAAGGACTTAATTGTAAATGAGAATGTACATTCTCGCTTAGTGAGATGCAGCACAGACGAGAGTTGTTTAAACTGATTTTCTATCATATTGTTTACCTTTTTGAAAACGACAATTTTTGCAATTTGATTTGGAAATGACAGTGGCTTattaaaaacatcatttaaaatCTAAGAGGCGCATCTACAGTTTGCTATATTAACATTTACATGTAAACATTTATTCGTAGTGACATGTAAACTAAAGCATAAATGATCCTACTGCAGTGAAAGTATCAGTGTCTCTGCTTTGTGTGGTcttacatttgtttgtttttgcataatttaatgAGCAGCTCTATTATTCCTGTCTAGATCTGCCATTTCAGAGGTCCAAGGTCCACAGATTTTCCCTCACTACCCATTATGCTGCCACCACTATTTTGAGAAGTGAAAATGTCTTAATGCACTGACGCACTCTTGAAGGCTCAGTTCAAAGTTATCCGCAGCTGGCGGTGTGACAGTTCCTAAGCAACCAAAACCAAATGAACTCTTCATACTACATGGTGTTTCACTGTACATTTGTGCCACTACAGTGGTTTCTGATTAGTCATAGAACTGCTGAGAACAAAAATTAGTCTTAATGCATATGGAAATGGAGCTGACACCCATTTTTGTTAGAAAATCGTGATGCACGTTATGAATATTTTTTGCTTTTCGATTGCAGGCGGGGCTGGTTTCCCTCATCTTATTGCCGGACTTACAATGAGCCAGTAATCGCAAACAGGTGACTCTGCTCTTCCTTTAATTTAAGAGCAAAAATGATGGGATTACAactaaaaataatgtttatctAACCATTAACAAAACAGTAAGACATCAATTTGTGTACTTTGTTCAGCAGAGTCGAGAGCCCGTTGCGTAGCCAGAGTGTGTCTGATCTTCCAGAGCAGCCGGAGGAAGACGAGGAGGTGGAGGAACCCGTGCTGCTGCCCCCGCCTGACTACAGTGACTCATCCAGGGACAGACCCATCAAGCCCTCCACCCCCTCTCCACAGAATACGGTAAACACAGTGCGGTGGCAAATAGGATTGCTAAGTGCAAAGTTAGTTGAATAAGCAGCCATTTTCTggaaagagagacagaggggAGTATCTGGGTGACTTATCCTTTAGCAGCTGAAATAAAGAAAGCAAAGTCATTGTGGGAGGTATTCCCCTGATCGAATCAGGTTTCCCTCTAGGGCAAAAAAGAAACCTTTGCTACAGCACAGAAGGGAGATGTAAAAGATGCATACAGTAAAGTTTAAAGATGTAGACAATACAGTTTTTGTGCTcccagcacaactgttttcaacattgataagaaaggatcatgtgacactggagtactggctgctaaaaattaagcatttccatcacaggaataaatgacattttaaaatgaaaaggaaaacatttattttagtaCTGTATAACATatagggcctgtttacacctgctGGTCACTTCATGTATTTTTACtgatcaggggtgcgtttcccgaaagcatcgttagtcaaatatggtcgtaagtcccattgaactctattggtaacgatggaacttgcgaccatagttcgctttgggaaacgcaccccagataGCTAtgcaaaatgaatataaatcgTCAGCGAAAGCAACAGATATATATGAGCTGCATTATTTatcatcagctaatttcaaGATCAAGTGGCATCAGCACTGGAAAGATGATTTAGTCTCTCtgtacttttaatgaagatgattgTGTGTTGAGCTTCAGGATGGTACGCCGAACTTTCAGCTTCATTTGCAGTTTGCATGTTGGCTTGTTGAAGAGATACTCAGCTACTCATCTGCAGCGGGCCATATCTGTGTCGATCCGTATTGCAGTAGTGCTTCCAGTATAACATGCTTaaactttttaactttttttttttttttttttggggggaggagtaaaatttatatatgtAGCTTCAACTGCCAGATGCCATTTATACCTGTTCAGTTTTGTTTGGAATGCATCTCAAACCACATCCTGAAGTGATTTGAGTGATTGCATTTCGGAGGACATTTACACGTGGTCTGGTTGGATAGCTGTCtgatcataaaaaaaacaaagtgacaGTTGTAAACAGAaccataaatgcagccttggtgagcataagtatTTTCACTAGTAGTCTCTTTTAGACCCCACTGTATTTATTCAGTTATACATTAGGCTTTAAATCatataaatttaaatcaataaGTGGCAAGAACCACTTATGTATTGCAATAATGTAACCTTTTGTTCTTTGCCAGGGGGCCTAGGGAGGGATAGATGAATGCTCTGCATTGCTATcattgtgaaaaataaaaagacatCTGAAAAATGCTCCCTACCTGGTTTTCTCATTGCGAGGGATAGTGGAGACTGTTGCACTATATTAACTGATGGCAAACTGTGTGCGAGTATCTGGCTCCCTCTCCTGAAAGACCTCAAGACACGTGCCGCATCAGGGCACAGAGATCCAATTGAAAGTGTTTAGACACAACTAATTCACCTTGAATGTGATCATATGATGGTGGGCTGGTGACTCTGGTAGACACATGTGGACTATTGTGGCAGGTCTGTGAACTCCAGTCTGTCCTTTGATGAacaaatggttagttcacccaaaaataggaattctgtcatttactctgcttcagtgtttatcAATCCTGGTCCTGGGGACCCACAGCTTGGCAAGACCATGGtatgacttaaagggttagttcacccaaaaatgaaaataatgtcatttattactcgcctTCATGcctttccacacccgtaagacctttgttcatcttcagaaaacaaattaagatatttttgtttaaatccaatgactcagtgaggcctgcatagccagcaatgacatttcctctctcaagatccattaatgtactaaaaacatatttaaatcagttcatgtgagtacagtggttcaatattaatattatgaagcgacgagaatatttttggtaaacactgcttcatgaagcttcggaagcgttatgaatcagcgtgtcgaatcatgattcggattgtgTGTCAAACtgttgaaatcatgtgactttggcgctccgaaccacgcTTAGGCTGTGGTTGCTATGTTGTTGTTCAGAAAAATTACATGgagtaaatcatgacagaatGTTCAGTTTTGAGTTAACTACTCCTTTAATATGAAATAAGGCCTGCCTTGATCAAAATGTGTCAGATTTTAACTCTAGGATACTCCCAGTACTTCCTTCTCTCATATAAAGTACCATGCATCTTCCCTGACTGTTTACAGTTCATCCTCTCTTGAAGTAGTTATGATTAGATTGTCAGCGCTCAGGCAGAGAAAGCAAGCGTTTCAAGATTATCAAGATTCTTTACGCATATGATGAGGTCATAGGACACAACGATTGTTCCAGGTACTTAGTCGGCTGGTGAAGTGACTGAATCATGTGCTGACGTCCTAATCGAACCAGTCTGACAGGGGAAAATCAACTGCGCACTTTTAAGTTCTTAAGAATGGAAGCACCGTTTATGCTGATCACTTTTCATTCTTATTTCTGTTTGCAACAGGTGTCTTTGCCAAATGGTCACTCAGTGGCTCCATTCCTTGGGTGAGTGTCTTTTAACAGAAATAATTCCCCATATTACTACAACGCTCTAGAATTTAACCCTTTCTCTTGCCATCTCAATGCTTGTTTTCCCCCTCAGGGGTGGGAATCCATTTGCCACGGTCAAACTACGACCCACCATCACAAATGACAGATCTGCACCAATCATTTGATGAGAGTTCATTCAGCCCCTTCCCCGATGTGAAGTTACGTCTTCGTGGTTTTGTCTATATTGACGCATTGTAAATATGGCAGAAGAACCAAATGAAAGGATTCTGTTACAGCATCAATTTTAATCCTTAAAGTTTCTAAAAATGCAAACCAACATATTTACAGGAGGCATTATTTATAAGAATTTTAGACtttgattaaattattttaaattgtaactgGATTCATACACTTGAGTTTCCAAGAGAATGCACAGCACCAAACAGGCTCTTGAATAGATATATTCTGACCATATTGGTCTTATGTCTGGGGCCTTGTAAAGGTAAAACGAAATCcc
Coding sequences within:
- the baiap2l1a gene encoding LOW QUALITY PROTEIN: brain-specific angiogenesis inhibitor 1-associated protein 2-like protein 1a (The sequence of the model RefSeq protein was modified relative to this genomic sequence to represent the inferred CDS: deleted 1 base in 1 codon), which produces MSRAPEDVNKLTESTYKNVMEQFNPGLRNLVNLGKSYEKSVTAMTFAGKAYFDAVSKIGENAAVSPVSRELGVVLMEISEVHKKVQLELEESFMRFHRELIAELEKKTDMDIKYMNATFKRYQSEHKLKQDFLDKSQADLKKLRRKSQGKHSSKYEIKENECMETISSRQTDMQKFIAEGCKEALMEEKRRFCFLVDKHCAFSYQLAAFHDKAKEILTVKLPSWQDKCTDATRVPDTVISMIENLRTPMSVIPESSPTLEHSDRTNSGSIVPPPAPSLKAHTSPLANMFSQDIPKSPISSEHYSDQDSLDGNGLSRSESVSSGMDVAKKSRVQTIFPHTAGNNQTLLSFDDGDIITLLIQDERDGWLYGELEHTGQRGWFPSSYCRTYNEPVIANRVESPLRSQSVSDLPEQPEEDEEVEEPVLLPPPDYSDSSRDRPIKPSTPSPQNTVSLPNGHSVAPFLGGGNPFATVKLRPTITNDRSAPII